Proteins encoded together in one Citromicrobium bathyomarinum window:
- a CDS encoding Atxe2 family lasso peptide isopeptidase, which produces MTALLTLALSLTIVPTAEDPPSAEDPCDALPIAQETANAELGEWTVDGQVRIADIGAPVGTPNRSVFGISPDDSQIAFTVRRAIPETNSYCQRLLVAPLNGEGSPIEVARGGEFIRDDFRLRDFTAILAGWPRTSAPRWSPDGMRIAYLRREAGSTQVWLASPTGQTGAVRATNLADDVDDFAWAQDGMGLIVSTRPAIRLAAAAIASEGRRGFLFDARFAPQAADRPIPTGHADPIYTWVSLRDGSSRPATEMEQVLIAPPRPAAIPDNARNVRSGEGGFSAWLEAEFPERLLSPTRLVLAAPDGSRKVCPVTQCDGIRELFWSASERALFLVQRTGWADSQTALLRWDPRDAAPRQVLISDDVFIGCAPHANELICGREGSTQPRRLVALDMRTGSERLIHDPNPQLENMEYGSVQRFRFRLASGVESFADLVLPPTHRPGELHPLIVVQYRSRGFLRGGTGDEVPIQPLAARGFAVLSFDRPDFPPEAYLATTDAEIRTLSEDDWADRRQVQEALELAVRRAVETGAVDPTRMGISGFSDGGSTVQWALINSDLFQVASMGSCCEDLYSFALAAGPRFTEYLRDMGYRYFEPGAETFWEPMSLILNVDRIDVPILIQAGDSEYEGSLDVVETFSHNNKAIELYVFPDESHVKWQSSHRLAMYERVVEWFEFWLMGRLNCNPSREAQYARWSAMEGAPPTRDLRCHAEPLAGP; this is translated from the coding sequence ATGACTGCGCTCCTTACCCTAGCGCTCAGCCTGACGATCGTGCCGACAGCTGAAGATCCGCCATCGGCCGAAGATCCGTGTGATGCACTGCCCATCGCCCAGGAAACGGCAAATGCGGAATTAGGTGAGTGGACAGTGGACGGACAAGTCCGGATTGCGGATATTGGCGCACCGGTCGGAACTCCCAATCGAAGTGTATTTGGCATCTCGCCTGACGACAGCCAAATTGCCTTCACCGTCCGTCGCGCAATTCCCGAGACGAATAGCTATTGCCAAAGACTGCTGGTCGCGCCGTTGAACGGCGAAGGTTCTCCAATCGAGGTGGCGCGCGGCGGGGAATTCATTCGCGACGATTTCCGGCTTCGCGACTTCACCGCGATACTGGCCGGTTGGCCTAGGACAAGCGCGCCGCGATGGTCGCCGGATGGCATGCGAATTGCGTATCTGAGGAGAGAAGCCGGTTCGACACAGGTTTGGTTGGCCAGCCCAACCGGGCAAACGGGTGCGGTCCGAGCAACCAATCTGGCCGACGATGTCGACGATTTCGCCTGGGCTCAGGACGGAATGGGTCTCATTGTCAGCACAAGGCCTGCAATTCGCCTCGCCGCCGCGGCAATCGCCAGCGAAGGCAGACGCGGCTTTCTCTTCGACGCGCGGTTTGCGCCGCAGGCAGCCGACCGACCGATACCGACCGGCCATGCCGATCCGATCTATACATGGGTTTCGCTTCGGGACGGGTCATCGCGACCTGCAACCGAAATGGAGCAGGTGCTTATTGCCCCGCCGCGACCGGCAGCGATACCGGACAACGCACGAAATGTTCGATCAGGAGAGGGCGGATTTTCGGCCTGGCTCGAAGCAGAGTTCCCCGAGCGTCTCCTCAGCCCGACGCGGCTGGTTCTGGCCGCTCCGGACGGCAGCCGAAAAGTCTGCCCTGTCACGCAATGCGACGGCATCCGAGAACTGTTCTGGTCGGCCTCGGAGCGCGCCCTTTTCCTCGTCCAGCGTACTGGATGGGCCGACAGCCAGACGGCATTGTTGCGCTGGGATCCCCGCGATGCTGCGCCTCGCCAAGTCCTGATTTCCGATGATGTGTTCATCGGGTGCGCCCCTCATGCCAACGAACTTATTTGCGGGCGTGAGGGCAGCACACAGCCTCGCCGATTAGTGGCGCTCGACATGCGAACGGGATCAGAACGACTGATCCACGATCCAAACCCGCAGCTTGAGAACATGGAGTATGGCTCCGTCCAGCGTTTCCGCTTCCGCCTGGCAAGCGGTGTCGAGAGTTTCGCCGACCTTGTCCTGCCGCCCACTCATCGACCTGGCGAACTGCATCCCCTGATCGTGGTGCAGTACCGGAGCCGGGGCTTCCTTCGCGGAGGAACCGGGGACGAGGTTCCGATCCAGCCTCTCGCCGCACGCGGATTCGCGGTCCTCAGTTTCGACCGGCCTGATTTCCCGCCAGAGGCGTATCTGGCAACAACCGATGCAGAAATACGGACATTGAGCGAAGATGACTGGGCGGACCGGCGCCAGGTGCAGGAAGCACTAGAGCTCGCTGTACGACGCGCCGTCGAGACTGGTGCGGTCGATCCAACGCGCATGGGGATCAGCGGATTCAGTGATGGCGGATCGACCGTCCAGTGGGCGCTGATCAACTCGGACCTTTTCCAGGTCGCTTCGATGGGATCGTGCTGCGAGGATCTCTACTCCTTCGCTCTCGCTGCAGGGCCACGGTTTACCGAGTATTTGCGGGACATGGGTTATCGCTATTTCGAGCCCGGTGCCGAAACATTCTGGGAGCCCATGTCGCTCATACTCAATGTGGACCGGATCGATGTTCCAATTTTGATCCAGGCAGGGGACAGCGAGTACGAAGGCAGCCTCGATGTCGTTGAAACCTTCTCGCATAACAATAAGGCTATCGAACTCTACGTGTTCCCCGATGAGTCTCATGTCAAATGGCAATCGTCGCATCGCCTGGCGATGTACGAGCGCGTCGTCGAATGGTTCGAGTTCTGGCTTATGGGCAGGCTGAACTGCAATCCTTCAAGAGAAGCACAGTACGCCCGCTGGAGCGCCATGGAGGGTGCCCCGCCCACACGCGACCTTCGCTGCCATGCTGAACCATTAGCGGGTCCATGA